In one Salipiger abyssi genomic region, the following are encoded:
- a CDS encoding DUF1127 domain-containing protein: MAYATEQTSRSQSAVTGRFANLAAGLREHLARRRLYKETFRELAALSNRELGDLGLNRSMIRRISWQAAYGA, encoded by the coding sequence ATGGCATACGCAACCGAACAGACCTCCCGCAGCCAAAGCGCTGTGACCGGACGCTTCGCCAATCTCGCCGCAGGTCTTCGCGAACATCTGGCACGGCGCCGTCTCTACAAGGAGACGTTCCGCGAACTCGCGGCGCTGAGCAACCGGGAACTTGGCGATCTGGGGCTGAACCGCTCGATGATCCGCCGGATCTCCTGGCAGGCCGCCTACGGGGCCTGA